In a single window of the Acidobacteriota bacterium genome:
- the mnhG gene encoding monovalent cation/H(+) antiporter subunit G, whose product MSLGLILDLVVAGFLLAGAFFVVVGGIGVIRLPDFFSRTHGAGITDTMGATLVISGLMIEAGLSLVTLKLLLILFFLLVTSPTACHALTRAALAEGVAPQVVAPEEDASSLS is encoded by the coding sequence ATGAGCCTCGGGCTGATCCTGGACCTGGTGGTCGCCGGCTTCCTCCTGGCCGGCGCCTTCTTCGTGGTGGTCGGCGGTATCGGCGTCATCCGCCTGCCCGACTTCTTCAGCCGCACCCACGGCGCCGGCATCACCGACACCATGGGAGCGACCCTGGTGATCAGCGGCTTGATGATCGAAGCGGGCCTCTCCCTGGTCACCCTCAAGCTGCTGCTGATCCTGTTCTTCCTCTTGGTCACCAGCCCCACCGCCTGCCACGCCCTCACCCGCGCCGCCCTCGCCGAAGGGGTGGCGCCGCAGGTGGTCGCGCCCGAGGAGGATGCCTCATCCTTGAGCTGA
- a CDS encoding DUF599 domain-containing protein yields the protein MSSWEALLSHPLDLVGGILFALAFPLYHGLYPSLVRRFPNRAARRRFDLFRRSWIAGLVENRDLLVAAQQTRNLAMVNSLLASSALILMGLTANVLVQVAKPPATSTASPTDWGLQLVGLEPKLFLLIVVFAVAFGYVMGSLRHLGHFNLVIGADPELIEEQEGVSAVDYFSALINRASNRHTLGVRTFYSAFPLFAWLFDSRLFVLLTLASAIRFVGFQDFRHLLRRS from the coding sequence GTGAGCTCCTGGGAAGCCCTGCTGTCGCATCCTCTCGATCTCGTCGGAGGGATCCTCTTCGCCCTCGCTTTCCCGCTCTACCACGGCCTCTACCCCTCCCTCGTCCGGCGCTTCCCCAACCGCGCCGCCCGCCGTCGCTTCGACCTCTTTCGGCGCTCCTGGATCGCCGGCCTGGTGGAGAATCGAGACCTGTTGGTGGCGGCCCAGCAGACGCGCAACCTGGCGATGGTCAATTCCCTCCTGGCGTCCTCCGCCCTGATCCTGATGGGGCTGACCGCCAACGTCCTGGTGCAGGTCGCCAAGCCGCCCGCCACCAGCACAGCAAGCCCCACCGACTGGGGCCTGCAACTGGTCGGCCTGGAGCCGAAGCTCTTCTTGCTGATCGTGGTGTTCGCCGTCGCTTTCGGCTACGTGATGGGATCGCTGCGCCACCTCGGCCACTTCAACCTCGTGATCGGCGCCGATCCCGAGCTGATCGAAGAACAAGAAGGGGTGTCGGCAGTCGACTACTTTTCGGCGCTGATCAACCGCGCCTCCAATCGCCACACCCTCGGCGTCCGAACCTTCTACTCCGCCTTTCCCCTCTTCGCCTGGCTCTTCGACAGCCGACTCTTCGTCCTCCTGACTCTCGCTTCGGCGATTCGATTCGTCGGCTTTCAGGATTTCCGTCACCTGTTGCGACGAAGCTGA
- a CDS encoding endonuclease has translation MNAPQKTIEALQKRLDRRREVRQRKEQQIESIRQGTSYDWQELDDSQRLQQRARSLGLWRESTQIEQDPQAVGQRVFEQIIDQNDLLDVTFLARGDRASKAVGRILLPVPGGTRLGTGFMVSPQVMMTNNHVLASAVEAADATFEFDFFNREAGGTGPVQRFRLEPFRLFLTDVALDFSAIAVEAVNDAGQAVANRGFHRLIAPSGKALVGERLNIIQHPGGDPQKVVVHDNTLVDVFDDFVHYRADTQGGSSGSSVFNNRWDLVALHHAAVGSLNEGVRISRIVDRLREMISQESTVDRDLIASLLANGGPTTPASAGSSVVASATAGASTPAATTTSAEADPVVADGVATWVIPLRVSVELPNIDGAGSGDPLGGDSDSPAAEEDDPLLSGALDQLDDADRREYYNADRDAEARQAYYPDNLQDLQGAALFSTLSSLVESTHRPVSSYRVARYDHLYPWIDRRAAGSRQLQGIYSNLPFDAETLIRQEIAIERQREARILERGMLESTEIDEDFLRRLENSLPYNCEHVVPQSWFNRQKTPKIDLHHLFTCESRCNSFRSNHAFDRFAREAVRDDCGRAEDGRFEPLHGHGAAARATFYFLLRYPGEVADHRDEMPVERLAVLQAWHQASPPSEWELHRNAEIEKAQGNRNPFIDFPELASRAALEMGLQ, from the coding sequence ATGAACGCACCCCAGAAGACCATCGAGGCGTTGCAGAAACGCCTCGACCGGCGCCGCGAAGTGCGCCAGCGCAAAGAACAGCAGATCGAGTCGATCCGCCAGGGCACGAGCTACGACTGGCAAGAGCTCGACGATTCCCAGAGGTTGCAGCAGCGCGCCCGCAGCCTCGGCCTGTGGCGGGAAAGCACTCAGATCGAACAGGACCCGCAGGCCGTCGGCCAGCGGGTATTCGAGCAGATCATCGATCAGAACGACCTCCTCGACGTCACCTTCCTGGCGCGTGGTGATCGCGCCTCGAAGGCGGTCGGCAGAATCCTCCTACCGGTTCCCGGGGGAACTCGGCTCGGCACCGGCTTCATGGTCAGCCCGCAGGTGATGATGACCAACAATCACGTCCTCGCCAGCGCTGTCGAGGCCGCCGACGCCACCTTCGAGTTCGACTTCTTCAACCGCGAAGCGGGCGGCACCGGGCCGGTGCAACGCTTCCGCCTGGAGCCCTTCCGGCTCTTCCTCACGGATGTCGCGCTGGATTTCTCGGCCATTGCCGTCGAGGCCGTCAACGACGCCGGCCAGGCGGTTGCAAACCGCGGTTTCCACCGCCTGATCGCACCTTCCGGCAAGGCCCTCGTCGGTGAGCGGCTCAACATCATCCAGCATCCCGGCGGCGATCCTCAGAAGGTCGTCGTCCACGACAACACCTTGGTCGACGTCTTCGATGACTTCGTCCACTACCGGGCCGACACCCAGGGCGGCTCGTCCGGTTCTTCGGTGTTCAACAACCGTTGGGACTTGGTGGCTTTGCATCACGCCGCCGTCGGCTCCTTGAACGAGGGTGTGCGGATCAGCCGAATCGTCGACCGCCTGCGCGAGATGATCTCCCAGGAGAGCACCGTCGATCGCGACCTGATCGCCAGCCTGCTGGCCAACGGTGGCCCCACGACGCCGGCGAGCGCTGGCTCCTCGGTGGTCGCATCAGCGACCGCCGGAGCATCCACCCCGGCTGCGACCACCACCTCGGCCGAGGCCGATCCGGTGGTCGCCGACGGAGTCGCCACCTGGGTGATCCCGCTGCGCGTCAGCGTCGAGCTTCCCAACATCGACGGCGCTGGGTCCGGGGATCCGCTCGGCGGGGATTCGGACTCCCCCGCGGCCGAAGAGGACGACCCCCTGCTGAGCGGCGCCCTCGACCAGCTCGACGACGCCGACCGCCGCGAGTACTACAACGCCGACCGCGATGCCGAAGCGCGCCAAGCCTACTATCCGGACAACCTCCAGGATCTCCAAGGCGCCGCCCTCTTCTCCACCCTCTCGAGCCTCGTCGAGAGCACCCATCGGCCGGTCTCCAGCTATCGCGTGGCGCGCTACGACCATCTCTATCCTTGGATCGATCGCCGCGCCGCCGGCTCGCGCCAGCTACAGGGCATCTACTCCAACCTGCCCTTCGACGCCGAGACCCTGATTCGCCAGGAAATCGCCATCGAACGCCAGCGCGAGGCCCGCATCCTCGAACGCGGCATGCTGGAATCGACGGAGATCGACGAGGACTTCCTGCGCCGGCTCGAAAACTCCTTGCCCTACAACTGCGAGCACGTCGTCCCGCAGTCCTGGTTCAACCGTCAGAAGACCCCCAAGATCGACCTCCATCACCTCTTCACCTGCGAGTCGCGGTGCAACAGCTTTCGCAGCAATCACGCCTTCGACCGCTTCGCTCGAGAGGCCGTTCGCGACGACTGCGGTCGCGCCGAGGACGGCCGCTTCGAGCCACTCCACGGCCACGGCGCCGCGGCCCGGGCGACCTTCTACTTCTTGCTGCGCTACCCCGGAGAGGTCGCCGACCACCGGGACGAGATGCCCGTCGAGCGTCTCGCCGTACTGCAGGCCTGGCACCAGGCCTCGCCACCGTCCGAGTGGGAGCTGCACCGCAATGCCGAGATCGAGAAGGCGCAGGGCAACCGCAATCCCTTCATCGACTTCCCGGAGCTGGCCTCTCGCGCTGCCCTGGAAATGGGTCTGCAGTAG
- a CDS encoding Na(+)/H(+) antiporter subunit B, whose product MRRASILRVVSTLAIPYILLFALYVQFHGDYGPGGGFQAGVIFAAGFILYALIFGLGAAKRITPMALVESLVALGVLVFAGTGVVTMLLGGNFLDYNRLDSHDPIHGQHVGLLLIELGVGITVASVMLAIFYSFAGRRPEPVELEEAAEADETELEEAS is encoded by the coding sequence ATGAGGCGAGCCTCCATTCTGCGGGTCGTCTCGACCCTGGCGATTCCGTACATCCTGCTGTTCGCCCTCTATGTGCAATTCCATGGCGACTACGGCCCCGGCGGTGGTTTCCAGGCCGGCGTCATCTTCGCCGCCGGCTTCATCCTCTACGCCTTGATCTTCGGCCTCGGCGCCGCCAAGCGCATCACCCCGATGGCGCTGGTCGAATCGCTGGTCGCCCTCGGCGTGCTGGTGTTCGCCGGCACCGGCGTGGTCACCATGCTGCTGGGCGGCAACTTCCTCGACTACAACCGCCTCGACAGCCACGACCCCATCCACGGCCAGCACGTCGGCCTGCTCCTGATCGAGCTCGGGGTCGGCATCACCGTCGCCTCGGTGATGCTGGCGATCTTCTACTCCTTCGCCGGCCGCCGCCCGGAACCGGTGGAGCTCGAGGAAGCAGCCGAAGCGGACGAGACCGAGCTCGAGGAAGCCTCGTGA
- a CDS encoding DUF4040 domain-containing protein: MDVLLLALLVATAIIIVRLRGLWAAVMLTGIYSFLSASWMLLLDAPDVAFTEAAVGAGISTVLMLGTLSLTSRRERAPRRSPLLPLVVVTLTGAALIYGTLDMPHFGDPAAPIQTYPAPSYVERSVEDIDVPNVVTAVLGSYRGFDTLGETVVVFTAGIVVLVLLRGRRSELEEP, encoded by the coding sequence GTGGACGTCTTGCTGCTGGCCCTGCTGGTGGCGACGGCGATCATCATCGTGCGCCTGCGGGGGCTGTGGGCGGCGGTGATGTTGACCGGCATCTACAGCTTCCTCAGCGCCAGCTGGATGCTGCTCCTCGACGCCCCCGATGTCGCCTTCACGGAGGCCGCCGTCGGCGCCGGCATCTCGACCGTGCTGATGCTCGGCACCCTCTCCCTGACCAGCCGCCGAGAGCGCGCTCCGAGACGCTCGCCGCTGCTGCCCCTGGTGGTGGTCACCCTGACCGGCGCCGCCTTGATCTACGGCACCCTCGACATGCCGCACTTCGGAGATCCGGCGGCGCCCATCCAGACCTATCCGGCGCCTTCCTACGTCGAGCGCTCGGTCGAAGACATCGACGTCCCCAACGTCGTCACCGCCGTCCTCGGCAGCTATCGCGGCTTCGACACCCTCGGCGAAACGGTGGTGGTGTTCACCGCCGGCATCGTCGTGCTGGTGCTGTTACGGGGCCGCCGCAGTGAGCTGGAGGAGCCATGA
- the speB gene encoding agmatinase — protein sequence MTNRDLADEGPEAVPIRHPAELPDGGIAVVGLPFDGNSSFLRGPAAGPASLRRVLHAGSSNLTTEEGTDLGTSEAWGHIGDLELDEDGADQAIEQGIASLLDRGLRFVALGGDHSVTFPILRALGPRHRDLTIVHLDAHPDLYDELDGNRLSHACPFARILEAGLAQRLIQIGIRTLNEPQRRQAERFGVEILPAKEWTCDRLPEVSGDVYLSLDLDVLDPAYAPGVSHHEPGGLSSRQVLTILQNLGGNLVGADIVELNPHRDPLDMTAMVAAKCLKEVLGRML from the coding sequence ATGACGAATCGAGACCTGGCCGACGAGGGCCCCGAAGCGGTACCGATCCGACACCCTGCCGAGCTTCCTGACGGCGGCATCGCCGTGGTCGGCCTACCGTTCGACGGCAACTCGTCCTTTCTGCGCGGGCCGGCCGCCGGGCCGGCGAGCCTCCGTCGGGTACTCCATGCCGGGTCGTCGAACCTGACCACCGAGGAGGGAACCGATCTCGGCACGTCGGAGGCCTGGGGACACATCGGCGACCTCGAGCTCGACGAGGACGGCGCCGACCAGGCGATCGAGCAGGGCATCGCCAGCCTGCTCGATCGAGGCTTGCGGTTCGTCGCTCTGGGTGGCGACCACTCGGTGACCTTTCCGATCCTGCGCGCCCTCGGGCCGCGCCACCGCGACCTGACGATCGTCCACCTCGACGCCCATCCCGACCTCTACGACGAGCTCGACGGCAATCGCCTGTCCCACGCCTGCCCCTTCGCCCGGATTCTCGAGGCGGGCCTGGCGCAGCGGCTGATCCAGATCGGCATCCGCACCCTCAACGAACCGCAGCGCCGCCAGGCGGAGCGCTTCGGGGTGGAGATCTTGCCGGCCAAGGAGTGGACCTGCGATCGCCTTCCGGAGGTCAGCGGCGACGTCTACTTGAGCCTCGACCTCGATGTCCTCGACCCGGCCTACGCGCCCGGGGTGTCGCACCACGAGCCGGGAGGACTGTCGAGCCGCCAGGTGCTCACCATCCTGCAGAACCTTGGCGGCAACCTGGTCGGCGCCGACATCGTCGAGCTCAATCCGCACCGCGATCCCCTCGACATGACCGCCATGGTGGCCGCCAAGTGCCTCAAGGAAGTCCTCGGCCGGATGCTCTGA
- a CDS encoding DUF6688 family protein, translated as MAQRLRFLLATVVVPALSFWLAWAGVTLPEWQSGELKAWAGILIGPPGATYFSPFAGLVAITCLAIVLRPRDWVHRSVVRWILMLGLVLSLHYGFLVLLFITESWWKSAVFLLGLWLLGRALIWLGRWIRDRSSRRLRWWLSGGLVILAWLGGTIFQWIERSHPPAPGEALTTGALVVLWSALMLCLLCGPVWSLQALLGLHRRLGKLDGFRWWGLGLLAPLYLVSWRLAALEAMRFYQSLPDSPPDCFLATAAGRGPGWLVGGREVRCAGGGSFRVTPQLARFKAAELLLRRALPRGHQRLRALYDRCGPRWAKRVSTPPRAALVWLLLKPAEWAVAAVLITLTGWDHRGAKGR; from the coding sequence ATGGCGCAGCGGCTGCGCTTTCTGCTGGCGACGGTAGTGGTTCCTGCGCTTTCTTTTTGGCTGGCCTGGGCTGGGGTGACCCTGCCGGAATGGCAAAGCGGTGAGCTCAAAGCCTGGGCCGGGATTCTGATCGGTCCACCGGGGGCAACCTACTTCTCGCCTTTCGCCGGGTTGGTGGCGATCACCTGCTTGGCGATCGTGCTGCGGCCGCGGGACTGGGTGCACCGATCGGTGGTGCGCTGGATCTTGATGCTGGGGTTGGTGCTGTCGCTGCACTACGGTTTCTTGGTGCTGCTGTTCATCACCGAGTCTTGGTGGAAGAGCGCAGTCTTCCTGCTGGGCCTGTGGTTGCTGGGGCGGGCCTTGATCTGGCTCGGGCGGTGGATCCGAGATCGCTCGAGCCGGCGCTTGCGCTGGTGGCTGTCCGGCGGCCTCGTGATCTTGGCGTGGCTGGGAGGCACGATCTTCCAATGGATCGAGCGGTCGCATCCGCCGGCTCCAGGAGAGGCTCTGACAACCGGGGCGCTGGTGGTCTTGTGGTCCGCGCTGATGCTCTGCCTCCTGTGTGGTCCAGTCTGGAGCTTGCAAGCGCTGCTCGGCTTGCACCGGCGGCTGGGCAAGCTGGACGGTTTCCGGTGGTGGGGATTGGGACTGCTGGCGCCGCTGTATTTGGTGAGCTGGCGGCTGGCGGCCCTCGAGGCGATGCGCTTCTACCAGTCCTTGCCGGACAGTCCGCCGGACTGTTTTCTCGCCACCGCCGCCGGGCGTGGCCCCGGCTGGCTGGTGGGAGGCCGGGAGGTGCGCTGCGCCGGCGGTGGCAGCTTTCGAGTGACGCCGCAGCTGGCGCGCTTCAAGGCGGCCGAGCTGCTGTTGCGCCGCGCCTTGCCGCGTGGGCACCAGCGTCTGCGCGCGCTCTACGATCGTTGCGGCCCGCGATGGGCCAAGCGGGTCTCGACACCACCGCGGGCGGCCCTGGTCTGGCTGCTGCTGAAGCCGGCCGAGTGGGCCGTCGCCGCGGTGTTGATCACTTTGACCGGCTGGGATCACCGCGGTGCCAAGGGGCGTTGA
- a CDS encoding C25 family cysteine peptidase, which translates to MSEIKRRSVPRGPVKGHLLSLVMGLLVATPVFGVAIEVATFALPATNAGSGFRTVPFNSTVFQENGVTPLVFVIPTNAGGHPCNFRLAAVRQDGFDIACVEPPGHNGPHTNLDLHYIAIEPGVHSIPATVGGSATTVTMAAGSVATTAVQHGCATAAACGTEGAASITFGTTFGAAPSLLLRIQGLASESGTPPGTVSTPFLTATVVEDGAGAPIISTSGADVALERSEVQQGTVSAETIGWLAVAPTAGCTTLDFSSFGGPVAVPFEAINTGEVIDGWTDGCNAGEGATFSAGCFAATPVVVATKRTRNEDDGGWLRRCTAGFDTSAVRFTVDEDNNTGAGNEGDGERSHVDEAASVLAFGLNFSTPVSLASFASEATPEGVLFRWTTATEVGTVGFHLREKTAEGWRPLTQKLIPSRVVDSVALQTYEVEVVGAQGREFRLEDYDTRSRKRVHGPFELGRKYGRAITPKVIDWAAVRRAEEQRRARRQAEVRQRGVERAALRIRDTGFYRVSYEELRQAGLDLSGVPAKSLALTSRGIPRSRRVLLAPGAVAFGPGAEIEFYGEAITDSLYTRTNVFYLEVDPAQARAMVQAKGFEPAAPLVSTYLARLVVEEDRAYSFASPLDDPWYDRRLLAQTEPLVTDFELPVEDLVSEGAGARLDVRLWGGTDFPVAPDHRVEISLNGELLWSAAFDGLAVVEPSLALPAGLLREGVNRLTLTLPGDTGVPFDLVHLESYALTYPRHLQARGDALRFTAAGGRFRVAGWRTPPAAAYRLEGRHPRRPVRLPFTVAAGDGSLEVTIPGRREQQFEYHLLTGEAFRRVDSVAPAPRPDLPQGHSRLTIIGHASLLPELDPLVAARQAEGYSVSRVDVADLYAAYTHGIVDPDAIRSYLREAVADRGTEFVLLAGGDSYDYLDHSGLGSLSFVPTIYTATDELIRFSPSDALLGDVDGDGFPDLAIGRLPARTPEELRAMVRKTLDFGWQGPRRTALFAADDAEAMTSFAAISDRLLAGALPPDWRAETVYLDDLAIDAARHALLAGLDRAPALASFIGHSGPTVWTFDGLFSAADVAGLSNPAPMVLTQWGCWNTYFVAPAYDTLAHALLLDPEHGAAAVLGASTLTTVESERLLAQQAFGRMLTPGEALGRALQQAKEELRRSHPERLDVLLGWTLLGDPTLVLNP; encoded by the coding sequence ATGTCGGAGATCAAGCGGCGTTCGGTCCCACGCGGCCCCGTCAAGGGTCATTTGCTGTCTTTGGTGATGGGTCTTCTGGTGGCGACGCCGGTCTTCGGGGTCGCCATCGAGGTGGCCACCTTCGCGTTGCCGGCAACCAACGCGGGCAGCGGTTTTCGCACCGTGCCCTTCAATTCGACGGTGTTCCAGGAAAACGGCGTGACGCCGCTGGTCTTCGTCATTCCGACCAACGCCGGCGGCCACCCCTGCAACTTCCGCCTGGCGGCCGTGCGCCAGGACGGCTTCGACATCGCCTGCGTCGAGCCACCGGGACACAACGGCCCCCACACCAACCTCGATCTGCACTACATCGCCATCGAGCCCGGGGTGCACAGCATTCCGGCGACCGTCGGCGGTAGCGCCACCACGGTGACCATGGCGGCCGGCTCGGTGGCCACCACGGCGGTGCAGCACGGCTGCGCGACGGCGGCGGCCTGTGGCACCGAAGGCGCGGCATCGATCACCTTTGGCACCACCTTCGGCGCTGCCCCGAGCCTCCTGTTGCGCATCCAGGGCTTGGCGAGCGAGAGCGGAACGCCGCCGGGTACGGTCTCGACCCCCTTCCTCACGGCGACGGTGGTCGAGGACGGCGCCGGTGCTCCGATCATCTCCACCAGCGGGGCCGACGTTGCCCTCGAGCGCAGTGAAGTGCAGCAGGGCACGGTGAGCGCCGAGACCATCGGCTGGTTGGCGGTGGCGCCGACGGCTGGCTGCACGACCCTCGACTTCAGCAGCTTCGGTGGCCCGGTGGCGGTGCCCTTCGAAGCGATCAATACGGGCGAAGTGATCGATGGCTGGACCGACGGCTGCAACGCCGGTGAGGGAGCCACCTTCTCGGCCGGCTGCTTCGCCGCCACCCCGGTGGTGGTGGCGACCAAACGGACGCGCAACGAGGACGACGGCGGCTGGCTGCGTCGTTGCACCGCCGGCTTCGACACCAGCGCCGTGCGCTTCACCGTCGACGAAGACAACAACACCGGTGCCGGCAACGAAGGCGACGGCGAGCGTAGCCACGTCGACGAAGCCGCCAGCGTGCTGGCCTTCGGGCTCAACTTCTCGACCCCGGTGAGCCTGGCGTCCTTCGCCAGCGAGGCGACTCCCGAGGGCGTGCTGTTCCGCTGGACCACGGCGACGGAGGTCGGCACCGTCGGCTTCCACCTGCGCGAGAAGACCGCCGAGGGCTGGCGCCCCTTGACCCAGAAGTTGATTCCGAGCCGGGTGGTCGATTCGGTGGCGTTGCAGACCTATGAGGTCGAGGTCGTCGGCGCTCAGGGGCGCGAGTTTCGCCTCGAGGATTACGACACCCGGTCCCGGAAACGGGTCCACGGTCCCTTCGAGCTCGGTCGAAAGTATGGCCGCGCGATCACCCCGAAGGTGATCGACTGGGCGGCCGTTCGCCGGGCTGAAGAGCAGCGGCGAGCCCGGCGCCAGGCCGAAGTGCGCCAGCGGGGCGTCGAGCGTGCCGCCCTGCGGATTCGCGACACCGGCTTCTATCGCGTTTCCTACGAGGAGTTGCGCCAGGCTGGCCTCGATCTTTCGGGTGTGCCGGCGAAAAGCCTGGCCCTGACCTCGCGGGGCATCCCCCGATCGCGCCGTGTGCTCTTGGCGCCGGGGGCGGTGGCCTTCGGTCCGGGGGCGGAGATCGAGTTCTACGGCGAAGCGATCACCGACTCCCTCTACACCCGGACCAACGTCTTCTACCTCGAGGTCGACCCGGCGCAGGCCCGAGCGATGGTGCAGGCCAAGGGCTTCGAGCCCGCGGCGCCGCTGGTCTCGACCTATCTCGCCCGCCTCGTGGTCGAGGAGGATCGTGCCTACAGCTTTGCCTCACCCCTCGACGACCCTTGGTACGACCGCCGGCTGCTGGCCCAGACCGAGCCGCTGGTCACGGACTTCGAGCTGCCGGTCGAAGACCTCGTCTCCGAGGGCGCCGGGGCACGCCTCGACGTGCGCCTGTGGGGTGGCACGGACTTTCCGGTGGCTCCGGATCACCGGGTCGAAATCTCGCTCAACGGAGAGCTCTTGTGGAGTGCCGCCTTTGATGGCCTGGCAGTGGTCGAGCCGTCCCTCGCCCTGCCGGCGGGCCTGCTGCGCGAGGGCGTCAATCGACTGACCCTCACCCTGCCCGGCGACACCGGGGTGCCCTTCGATCTGGTGCACCTCGAGTCCTATGCCCTGACCTATCCGCGGCATCTCCAGGCGCGCGGCGACGCGCTGCGGTTCACCGCCGCCGGTGGTCGTTTCCGGGTGGCCGGTTGGCGCACGCCGCCGGCGGCGGCCTACCGGCTCGAGGGTCGCCATCCTCGCCGGCCGGTGCGCTTGCCGTTCACGGTGGCGGCCGGTGACGGCTCCCTGGAGGTCACCATTCCCGGTCGTCGCGAGCAGCAGTTCGAGTATCACTTGCTGACCGGTGAGGCCTTTCGGCGGGTCGACTCGGTGGCGCCGGCTCCGCGGCCGGACCTTCCCCAGGGACATTCGCGCTTGACCATCATCGGTCATGCCAGTCTGCTGCCGGAGCTCGACCCGCTGGTGGCGGCTCGCCAGGCCGAGGGTTATTCGGTGTCGCGGGTCGACGTGGCGGATCTCTACGCGGCCTACACCCACGGCATCGTCGACCCCGACGCCATTCGGTCCTATCTCCGGGAGGCCGTCGCCGACCGCGGGACGGAGTTCGTGCTCCTCGCCGGGGGCGACAGCTACGACTACCTGGATCACAGCGGCCTCGGCTCCTTGAGCTTCGTGCCGACCATCTACACCGCGACCGATGAGCTGATTCGCTTCAGTCCGTCGGACGCCCTCCTGGGGGACGTCGATGGCGATGGCTTCCCGGACCTGGCGATCGGGCGGCTGCCGGCGCGTACGCCGGAGGAGCTGCGAGCGATGGTTCGCAAGACCTTGGACTTCGGCTGGCAGGGACCGCGTCGAACGGCCCTCTTCGCCGCCGATGACGCTGAGGCGATGACCTCCTTCGCGGCGATCAGCGACCGGCTACTGGCCGGGGCTCTGCCGCCGGACTGGCGGGCCGAGACCGTCTACCTCGACGATCTGGCGATCGACGCGGCGCGCCATGCGCTTCTCGCCGGGCTCGATCGCGCTCCGGCGCTGGCCAGCTTCATCGGCCACTCGGGCCCCACCGTGTGGACCTTCGATGGGCTGTTCTCGGCGGCCGACGTGGCCGGTCTCTCCAACCCTGCTCCGATGGTCTTGACCCAGTGGGGCTGTTGGAACACCTACTTCGTGGCCCCCGCTTACGACACCCTGGCCCACGCCCTGCTGCTCGATCCCGAGCACGGAGCGGCGGCGGTGCTCGGCGCCTCGACCCTGACCACCGTCGAGTCCGAGCGGCTGCTGGCGCAGCAGGCGTTCGGCCGCATGCTGACCCCTGGGGAAGCCCTCGGGCGAGCGTTGCAGCAAGCCAAGGAAGAGCTGCGTCGGAGTCACCCGGAGCGCCTCGACGTGCTCCTCGGTTGGACCTTGCTGGGTGACCCGACGCTGGTGCTGAATCCCTGA
- a CDS encoding Na+/H+ antiporter subunit E, with product MKNALLLAATLLAIWLLWSGHYTPLLLTLGALSVLAITVLSHRMETDDEEGQLLVLVPRLVVYLPWLFRRIARTNIDISRRILAPSLPIKPQMVRVKARQKTDLGRVIFANSLTLTPGTVTADMDGDDILVHALTRENVEALGRARMNKKVARVIEGQSGPEVQR from the coding sequence GTGAAGAACGCCCTCCTGCTGGCCGCCACCTTGCTGGCCATTTGGCTCCTCTGGTCGGGCCACTACACGCCCCTGCTGCTGACCCTCGGAGCGCTGTCGGTCCTGGCGATCACCGTCCTGTCGCACCGCATGGAGACCGACGACGAAGAAGGGCAGCTCCTCGTCCTGGTGCCCCGGCTGGTGGTCTACCTGCCCTGGCTGTTCCGACGCATTGCGCGCACCAACATCGACATCAGCCGTCGCATCCTGGCACCGTCGCTGCCGATCAAACCTCAGATGGTGCGCGTCAAGGCGCGACAGAAGACCGACCTCGGACGGGTGATCTTTGCCAACTCGCTGACCCTGACGCCGGGGACCGTCACCGCCGACATGGATGGCGACGACATCCTGGTGCACGCCCTCACCCGCGAGAACGTCGAAGCTCTCGGCCGCGCCCGCATGAACAAGAAGGTGGCGCGGGTGATCGAAGGGCAGAGCGGTCCCGAGGTCCAGCGTTGA
- a CDS encoding monovalent cation/H+ antiporter complex subunit F produces the protein MYLAALAGLVVTMVMALVRAALGPTVFDRILALNMFGTKTVLLIAVLSFASGRPDFLDLAMVYALINFIGVVAVLRFARHGFFLGDEESR, from the coding sequence ATCTATCTCGCCGCCCTCGCCGGCTTGGTGGTGACGATGGTGATGGCCCTGGTCCGTGCGGCCCTCGGCCCCACCGTGTTCGACCGCATCCTGGCCCTCAACATGTTCGGCACCAAGACGGTGCTGCTGATCGCCGTGCTCAGCTTCGCCTCCGGCCGACCGGATTTTCTCGACCTCGCCATGGTCTACGCCTTGATCAACTTCATCGGCGTCGTCGCCGTGCTGCGCTTCGCGCGCCACGGCTTCTTCCTGGGTGACGAGGAGAGCCGTTGA